In Pelosinus sp. UFO1, one genomic interval encodes:
- a CDS encoding GHMP kinase: MRVTVKAPGSCGELAQGTINGKSFLITCPIDLYSKVTVMPNKDIGIVSIGNKVATAITKTLQFLKIPNDGFHVSVKSELPLGKGMASSSADISAACQCIALSRGTLLSPDEIADIALSIEPTDGIFYPGIILFDHVKGHLRRYLGHAIPMHIVIFDVGGEIDTLHFNQRSDLEKLNHSKELQVKQAMNLIINGLTKKDVFLLGKGATISALANQKILFKPHLEEIIDIGLSWGAVGVNVAHSGTVVGVLFPANKLSNCPACIEEINRCCTGVKFLHTVNFISGGLMKQEGDSHEWEQCF; encoded by the coding sequence ATGAGGGTAACCGTCAAAGCCCCTGGTTCATGTGGCGAATTAGCACAAGGTACAATCAATGGAAAAAGTTTTTTAATTACTTGTCCTATTGATTTATACTCAAAGGTAACGGTAATGCCTAATAAAGATATTGGTATTGTATCAATTGGAAATAAGGTCGCAACTGCCATCACCAAAACACTTCAGTTTTTAAAAATCCCTAATGATGGTTTTCATGTTAGCGTAAAATCTGAATTACCACTAGGCAAAGGCATGGCTTCCAGTAGTGCTGATATTAGTGCTGCATGCCAATGTATTGCCTTAAGTAGAGGTACACTTTTATCACCTGATGAAATAGCAGATATCGCCCTGTCAATTGAACCTACGGATGGTATATTTTACCCTGGTATTATCTTGTTTGATCATGTAAAGGGACACCTTCGCCGATACTTAGGACACGCAATTCCGATGCATATCGTAATCTTTGATGTAGGCGGCGAAATTGATACGCTGCATTTTAATCAACGGAGTGATTTAGAAAAACTAAATCATTCAAAAGAATTGCAAGTAAAGCAAGCAATGAATTTAATTATCAACGGCCTTACCAAGAAAGATGTTTTTCTACTTGGTAAAGGAGCTACAATTAGCGCATTAGCGAATCAAAAGATTTTATTTAAACCACATTTAGAAGAAATAATTGACATAGGTCTTTCCTGGGGAGCTGTAGGAGTAAATGTTGCTCATAGTGGTACAGTTGTTGGTGTGCTCTTCCCAGCAAATAAACTAAGCAATTGCCCCGCTTGTATTGAAGAAATTAACAGATGCTGCACCGGTGTCAAATTTCTGCATACTGTAAATTTCATTTCTGGCGGATTAATGAAACAAGAAGGTGACAGTCATGAGTGGGAACAATGCTTTTGA
- the cobS gene encoding adenosylcobinamide-GDP ribazoletransferase, translating to MKNFLTGLQFLTRIYIIKQTEWSSESFGRSVKYFPLVGAILGILLVLINHFLTEFLPHMGMYMPPHVLAIILIIANIILTGGLHCDGFMDTMDGIFSGRSKDRMLEIMKDSRVGANGVVAFVLLVILKWSLLMDISPLGIPTALFIMPLLGRFAMVIGITMFSYARLDGIGKAFALYADKNTLYIAFLLTLLLVVPLGKQAIVSLASIIMITMIFSNYVKNIIGGLTGDVYGAISELSEIMVLIIFLY from the coding sequence ATAATCAAACAAACAGAGTGGTCATCTGAAAGTTTCGGTCGAAGTGTGAAGTATTTTCCCTTAGTAGGTGCTATTCTCGGGATTTTATTAGTACTTATAAACCATTTTCTTACAGAATTTTTGCCACATATGGGTATGTATATGCCACCACATGTATTAGCAATCATTCTAATTATTGCTAATATTATTCTCACAGGTGGATTACATTGTGATGGTTTTATGGATACCATGGATGGTATATTCTCTGGTCGTTCAAAAGATAGAATGTTAGAAATAATGAAAGACAGTAGAGTCGGAGCAAATGGTGTTGTCGCTTTTGTTTTACTTGTTATTCTAAAGTGGTCACTGTTAATGGATATTTCTCCACTAGGAATTCCTACTGCTTTATTTATTATGCCATTATTAGGACGATTTGCTATGGTCATAGGAATTACTATGTTTTCCTATGCTCGCCTTGATGGTATCGGCAAAGCCTTTGCCTTATATGCGGACAAAAACACCCTCTATATTGCTTTCCTTCTCACCTTACTATTGGTAGTCCCCTTAGGCAAACAAGCAATTGTAAGCCTAGCAAGTATTATTATGATCACTATGATTTTTTCCAATTATGTTAAAAATATTATAGGTGGTTTAACAGGAGATGTATACGGCGCAATTAGTGAACTCTCCGAAATAATGGTATTAATCATCTTCTTATATTAA